A single Anopheles arabiensis isolate DONGOLA chromosome 2, AaraD3, whole genome shotgun sequence DNA region contains:
- the LOC120908879 gene encoding tyrosine-protein phosphatase non-receptor type 4: MLERVRFGGFSGTYKVRGAELARDRKTQTKPVTVLFLDESTHTFHLDKRAKGAELLDQVFQHVELSERDYFGLQFPSPDDLHAVGKGAAAGGGGDPATAGGSTSSSSGSSSSTTGPKGGGGGGGVADGGGGGSTVVSPGPGAQFPTGRQPVRWLDPNKPLRKQLNDARTGRQHADGGPLVPLLLFRVKFYVTDPSRLHEEYTRYQFYLQIRRDVYQGRLPVTLNTACLLASFTVQAELGDYNPLEHTAGYLSELQLLPEQTEEAEHRISELHKLHRGQLPADAEYNYLEHAKRLELYGIDFHRATDSSGKELALGVSSLGLLVYQNGTRINTFSWSKVVKVSFKRKDFFIQLAREPSEHYDTLLGFSMGSHRNAKLLWKACVEHHSFFRLKKPHRSPRSFLPLTLRSKFHYSGRTELQAVTESRQRGKVAKIFIRSPSRRLLATISQPQSPQLNGNGASGGTAADGSATGGSGNEASNGGATIGSAAGNKNQLTLLAITKATRTYDKVTSKTPSSMPRKAWEQQTDDPTFIEHCARTSVPMYDSPPAYAGLNGNSSGNGMAADDDSAGLVTIHLVADEQGRFGFNVKGGIDHGLPILISRVAPHTPADKSTPRVCEGDQVVRINGRDVGTMAYEQVVSLIRASREYQGGELLLTLKPNALIDYPEEEPLYQYVPEESDIVRAGLLNGDQLFTQSLLLLRDGLASGALLAQYEQLYRKNPELAITEARKTENMGKNRYRDISPYDCTRVVLQHAENGDYINANYVNMEIPPARKTNRYIATQGPLPTTVNDFWRMVQQESSHLVVMLTTVKESGSTKCHQYWPSAEDDPLVPSPGFSISCLTEKPDETGSFVFRDLVMTDERTKETRTIQHMQYLAWPDHDVPADPNLFLQFTERVRSARETTLPLEIEASLKNVKLRSVDENGGLDNSERRIVHTDSDDSPNDMPSSTSVHQYISASNPPIIVHCSAGIGRTGVLILMDTALALMEVREPIYPLDIVRAMRDQRPCMVQNVSQYRFVCECICAAYMQQAAKEQEASAPNSPTETRKATSKTTPTTGSPTNAAAPKPVPSIASPEETMLDTPADSERKAPLATETTSISTATVSPSNGHETVA, encoded by the exons ATGCTTGAGCGCGTCCGGTTCGGTGGTTTCAGTGGCACGTACAAAGTAAGGGGCGCCGAGCTGGCTCGCGACAGGAAAACGCAAACGAAACCGGTGACCGTACTTTTCCTCGATGAAAGTACGCACACGTTCCACCTGGACAAGCGCGCCAAGGGCGCCGAACTGCTCGACCAGGTCTTCCAGCACGTGGAGCTGTCCGAGCGGGACTACTTCGGGCTGCAGTTCCCCTCTCCCGATGATCTGCACGCGGTGGGCAAGGGTGCGGCGGCAGGTGGCGGGGGCGATCCGGCCACTGCCGGTGgatcgaccagcagcagcagcggctcgagcagcagcacaacaggACCgaagggaggaggaggaggcggcgGTGTGGcggacggtggtggcggtggtagtACCGTTGTCTCGCCGGGGCCGGGGGCACAGTTCCCGACCGGACGGCAGCCGGTCCGGTGGCTCGATCCGAACAAACCGTTGCGCAAGCAGCTAAACGATGCGCGCACCGGCCGGCAGCATGCGGACGGGGGGCCGctggtgccgctgctgctgtttcgcGTCAAGTTCTACGTCACCGATCCGAGCCGGCTGCACGAGGAGTACACGCGGTACCAGTTCTATCTGCAGATACGGCGCGATGTCTATCAGGGCCGGCTGCCCGTCACACTCAACACTGCCTGCCTGCTAGCCAGCTTTACCGTGCAAG CTGAACTAGGCGATTACAATCCACTGGAGCATACGGCCGGCTATCTGAGCGAATTGCAGCTACTGCCGGAGCAGACGGAGGAAGCGGAGCATCGCATTTCAGAGCTGCACAAACTGCATCGCGGCCAGCTGCCGGCCGACGCCGAGTACAACTATCTCGAGCACGCCAAACGGCTCGAGCTTTACGGGATCGATTTCCATCGGGCAACG GACTCGTCTGGCAAGGAGCTAGCGCTCGGTGTGTCTTCGCTCGGCTTGCTGGTGTACCAAAACGGTACGCGCATCAACACCTTCTCCTGGTCAAAGGTGGTAAAGGTGTCGTTCAAGCGCAAAGATTTCTTCATCCAGCTCGCACGCGAACCG TCCGAACACTACGACACACTGCTTGGCTTCAGCATGGGCTCGCACCGTAACGCCAAGCTGCTGTGGAAGGCTTGCGTCGAGCATCATTCGTTTTTCCGACTGAAGAAACCACACCGTTCACCACGTTCCTTCCTGCCACTGACGCTGCGTTCGAA ATTCCACTATTCCGGCCGCACCGAACTGCAAGCCGTAACGGAAAGCCGGCAGCGGGGCAAGGTGGCAAAAATATTCATCCGTTCGCCCAGCCGGCGCCTGCTGGCCACCATTTCGCAGCCCCAATCGCCTCAGCTGAACGGCAATGGGGCAAGCGGGGGTACGGCAGCGGACGGCAGCGCTACGGGCGGCTCGGGCAACGAGGCAAGCAACGGTGGAGCGACCATCGGCTCGGCTGCTGGCAACAAAAACCAGCTCACATTGCTGGCGATCACAAAAGCGACGCGCACGTACGACAAGGTTACCTCCAAGACGCCCTCGTCGATGCCACGCAAAGCCTGGGAGCAGCAGACGGACGA tccTACCTTCATCGAACACTGTGCCCGCACATCCGTGCCCATGTACGATTCGCCTCCGGCCTACGCCGGTCTCAATGGGAACAGTTCGGGCAATGGAATGGCAGCCGATGACGATAGTGCCGGCCTAGTGACGATCCACCTGGTGGCCGACGAGCAGGGCCGGTTCGGGTTCAACGTCAAGGGCGGCATCGATCATGGTCTGCCGATACTGATTTCACGCGTCGCACCGCACACACCGGCCGACAAGAGTACGCCGCGCGTCTGCGAAGGCGACCAGGTGGTGCGCATTAATGGGCGCGACGTGGGCACGATGGCGTACGAGCAGGTGGTCAGTTTGATCCGGGCCTCGCGCGAGTATCAGGGCGgtgagctgctgctgacgctgaaACCGAATGCCTTAATCGACTACCCGGAGGAGGAACCGCTGTACCAGTACGTGCCGGAGGAGAGCGACATCGTGCGGGCGGGCCTGCTGAACGGTGACCAGCTGTTCAcgcaatcgctgctgctgctgcgcgatGGGCTAGCTTCCGGTGCGCTGCTGGCACAGTACGAGCAGCTGTATCGGAAAAATCCCGAGCTCGCCATTACGGAGGCACGCAAGACGGAAAACATGGGCAAAAACCGATACCGTGACATATCACCGT ACGACTGTACGCGCGTCGTACTGCAGCACGCGGAAAATGGCGACTACATTAACGCGAACTACGTCAACATGGAGATACCGCCGGCCCGGAAAACGAACCGCTACATCGCGACGCAAGGCCCACTCCCGACCACGGTGAACGACTTCTGGCGGATGGTGCAGCAGGAGAGCAGCCACCTGGTCGTGATGCTGACGACGGTGAAGGAGAGCGGCAGCACCAAGTGCCATCAGTACTGGCCGTCGGCCGAGGACGATCCGCTCGTACCGTCGCCCGGCTTCTCGATCAGCTGCCTTACGGAGAAGCCGGACGAGACGGGCAGCTTCGTGTTTCGCGATCTCGTCATGACGGACGAGCGCACGAAGGAGACGCGCACGATCCAGCACATGCAGTATCTGGCCTGGCCGGACCATGACGTGCCGGCCGACCCGAACCTGTTCCTTCAGTTCACCGAGCGGGTGCGGTCGGCGCGTGAAACCACGCTGCCGCTCGAGATCGAGGCCAGCCTGAAGAACGTGAAGCTGCGCAGCGTGGACGAGAATGGCGGGCTGGACAACTCGGAGCGCCGGATCGTGCACACGGACAGTGACGACAGCCCGAACGATATGCCGTCCTCCACGTCGGTGCATCA GTATATTAGTGCTTCTAATCCGCCAATCATTGTGCACTGTTCGGCCGGAATTGGCCGGACCGGTGTGCTGATACTGATGGACACGGCACTGGCACTGATGGAGGTACGGGAACCGATCTATCCGCTGGACATTGTGCGAGCGATGCGCGATCAGCGACCCTGCATGGTGCAGAATGTG AGTCAGTATCGcttcgtgtgtgagtgtatctGTGCGGCGTACATGCAGCAGGCAGCCAAGGAGCAGGAAGCGTCTGCCCCAAATTCTCCCACGGAAACGCGCAAAGCGACGTCAAAAACGACCCCCACCACTGGCTCACCAACTAATGCCGCTGCACCAAAGCCCGTGCCGAGCATAGCGTCGCCGGAGGAAACGATGCTCGATACGCCCGCCGACAGCGAACGCAAGGCACCGCTGGCAACGGAAACGACTAGCATCAGTACGGCCACCGTTTCACCGTCCAATGGGCACGAGACGGTCGCTTAG